The nucleotide window CAGCCCGGGCCGTGTCTGCGCCTGCGGCAGATCAATGGACATTGGCAACCCTGAACCTGTGGCGGCTTAGGGATACCCACAAGGACTCCGGTCTGGATGATCCAATTTCGCAGGCCTTGCTTTCGAGGAGGCTGGACGCCCTTGCGAGTGCCGTGGTCGAGACGCTCAAAGCCCCGCATCTGCTCGCTGTGCAGGAGGTGGAAAACCGTGCGCTGCTGCAGTCCCTGGCGGACAGGTTGGCCGAACGGGGGTGGGACTACCGTGTGGTGCTGCTGGAGGGCAACGATCCGTCGGGGATGGACGTGGGGTTGCTGTATCGTGCACCGGTAGAGCTGGAAAATCCCCGCGCACTGTTCGCGGCCGAGCGATACCGGGGGCAGTTTCTTTACTCTCGCCCCCCGTTGAGGGTTTCCCTGCGTGAGCCAGTAAGTGCTGAACTGGTGGTGGTGCACCTGCGCAGTGCGCGGGACCTGAAATCTTCTCGCGTGTTTGATAAGCGACGACGCCAGGCGAGTCGGCTCGCAGGCTGGGTAGCAGAGCAGCAGCAGCCGGTGATTGTGGCCGGGGACTTCAACAGCACCTGGGATGCCGGCCGCTTTTCGGACAGTTATCAGCAGTTTGCGGCTTCAGGTCTGTTTAATGTCTGGCAAAAGCTGAGTGCCTCCGAGCGATATTCTTACCGACACCGCTGTCGCCCCCAGGCGCTGGATCATATCTGGCTATCTCCAGTATTGAAGCATCAGGTGGAAGCGGTAGATGTCAGCCGCGGGAATGCCGGGCGTTACCATCGTTTGTACGGGTCGAACGGGGTGTCCCCGGTGTCAGATCACGATGCGTTAGTGGTGTACTTCGGAGATTAGAAATCAGAGGCTGTGCGCAAACATAAGTGCCGCACGGCATTCGTTATTAGCTGAAACAAAAACGAGAAGATAAAACGGGATATCAGGCCTGTTTTGTCATCGCGTGATACTTGGTTGGCTTTGTTGTATCAGACTTCGTGCGTCAGGCTGAAAATTAAAAAGACGCCGCGGGGTTGCTTGCGTGTTTGCGAGGACCAGGGAGAGCCCCGCGGCGTTGAAACTGTGGGCAGCCGAAGCTGCCCGGTCGTACTTTTTAGATGGCGAAGCTGTAAGAAACAACAAACAGAGTGTCGTCATCTACGTCGTCGCTATCACCGACACAATTGCCATCAGCATCTAGAGCATCTGTCAGGTTGATCGCACAATCGTCAGCATCAACTACCTTGGAAACAGTAAAGCTTAGTTCGTCGGTCAGGGCGTAGCTCAGATCGACGTGGGTGTAGTTAGTATCATCAGCTTCGTTGTCCCAAGTTCCGACAGTGATGCCGTACTTGTCATAGCTGTAACCCAGGGTGAAGTAGTTGCTCTCGTTGTCAGGAGCTGGCTCGCCATCAACACGGCCATGGCCAATCTCGCCCACGCCGATGTAAGCAGTGGCGGTCAGACCTGCAAAACCAACGCTACCGATGACTTCTTCGAGATCGCTGTCGGTGTCATTTGGGTAGTTGTAGTCCCAGTAAGAAATGTCGAAGCTTACGCCGCCAACTTCTGCGCCGTAACCGGCATACAGATCATACTCAGTGGTGTCGGTTTCAGAGCTGCCCCAAACGCCTGCATACAAGCCGCTGGCATGGCTGTAATCCAGGCTACCGGCAACCTGTGCACCACCGGCGGAGATATCAAGACCACGCCAGAAGTACATGTTGGAGATGCCGAGGCTGCCGCTGATTTCAGCAGCGGCCATGGAAGGCAGTGTGACAGCAGCGGCAACAGCAGAGGCCAGTACGGCTTTCTTCAGACCAAATACGTTTTTCATGTGCAACCCTCTTAACAAGTCTAATTTGTTCAATGTGCGCTGGTGGCGCACCGCCTATCAGGCTCGCAATGAATAATGCAGAGAGTGTGCCAGTTTTAACTAGTTATTATTTATCAATGGCTTAATGCGATACTGTGTAAAGGGGTTGAAATTTTCCTTAGGGCTGATGAAGAATCGGTGCACCGCACTGGTGCCATGCACCGATGTGGTGCCTTGGTTATGGGCATTCCCAGTCGATGTGCACTGCATCAGCTGCCTTGCCAGTGCTGTCGCTAATCGAAAGACCGCACTGGTCTGCAGAATAATTAAAGCTTGCCTGATAATGCTCGCCAGCTATTGCATCAAACTGCAACGCGATTTTGCATCGGTCTCTTAGAGTGCTGTTGAGGCTTTTCTGATTATAGACAACACCAACACGGGCCTGCTCAGATGGTGAAATTGTGGTCGTAACAGTTGGGTTTTTTTTCAGCGTTTGCATTAAATCGTTCATGGAATCGCCCCCCATTGGTGTTCTCGCAAGCGAGTATTCGGTGGATCGGAAGCCTTTGCCGGGGACGCAGATAACCGGTTGTGCGGGGGTGCCATTGGTGGTGAAAGTGATTTTAGCGGTATCTTCACCATGGGGAGGTTGATAGCTCAGGTGCTGGCAGCCAGCCAGTGTGATGGCAAAGGAGGCGATGGCAAGGTATTTCATCGGGTGGGTATCCCTTTATGTTGATCGTGATAGAAATGCCGTAATCAGGTCCTGTGGCCTACCGGATTATGGTTATGATTACAGCAATGCAAGAGAAGCGCCAAATCGGTGCAATTAATCCAGGGGCGGGAACCAGTATTGTACCGCTTCCTGGGTCAGAGCGTTTCGCTGATGGGGGGCGGGTAGCCAGTTGCCGGCATTGGCGGTCATGCCGGTCAGGAATTCGAAGAGGGGCAGATGCTGGCGCAGCACCCGGTGATGCCGATGGGAGATCACGGGATTGAAGTAGCCGAAAAAGTCGAGCATCTGTCTCGGATTCTTGCGCACCCACAGCCAGGAGCCCATCTCCAGAGTGAAGGGCAGGAAGGTGTGGTTGGGAGCGTGTTCCTGGGCATCGTCGTACAGGTAATCCCAGAGGTCACCGTGAGTGGTGTAATTTACCGACTGGGGCTCGATCAGGTAGGGGTGGTGATGGGGGTAGGTGTTCTCGAATATCTGTTTAAGCCGAAACACCTCGCCGATGTGAGGAATGGGCCGATGGCTGCGCGCATAGCAGCACCAGATGCGGTCGCGTCGGCCGAAGCCGCTATGGCAATCCACGCTCATGGAGAATGGTGCGGGGAAAAGCTTTTCCTGCACCACCCGGATCATGGCTTGAGCCTCAAGCTCCATGGGCTCCCCGCGCTTACCTCGATACCACGGCAGATGCCGGCTGATGCGATGACCTCCGACCAGAAACGGGACCTTGCCCATGGCATCAACAGGGGCGTTGCGCATCAGGTCTACCCCATTGGGATTACTACGGGTGCGTCGCCAGATGCCACCCGGGTTGATCATGGGCATGAACACCAGCCGTACCTGCTCCAGCCGGCGGTGTAGCTGGTCATCCCACTGCAGGCGGTGGATCAGGCTATGTAGCCAGGACATCAGCACCTGGCTGCCAATTCGCTCCACACCATGCACGCCCCCGAAGAAGCCAATCACCGGGACCCTGGGGGAGGTGGAGCCCATCTCGATTACTTTCACCGGTAGCGTCAGTTCGCCCATGGGGACGTCATGGACGGTGCTCACCCGCAGATGCCGTTCGCCCTCACGGATCAATGCCTCCAGTTCCAGCATTTCCGGAAGATGGCGTTGCAGCAGATAAAGGCGGTCTTCCATAGGCGGGGCAGGGCAGGAGCAGAATGTGTCGCAGAGGTTACTGCAGGGAGGTAACAGAAATGTGACGGCAGGCAGCCTGCAAACGCTCTCCCGCAAATCTACGGAGCGGCTGTAGGAGCGAGCCTGCTCGCGATCCGAGCCCGAGCGAGGAATGAGTTTCGAGTTTCGAGTTACGAGAAGCGAGTTTCGAAAGACAAAACCTCAAACCTCGTTCTCGGCAGTCACCTTTTGATTTTCGCAACTCGTGACTCGAAACTCGCTTCTTGAATCCTGGGCTCTGGAATCTTTACCTCGCTTAGGCTCGGATCGCGAGCAGGCTCGCTCCTACAGCGCGCTTTTGTTCACCAAACCGTGACGTTGCTGTCAGCGATCTGTCATTCCACAGGCCTAACGTTGCCACATCAGAATTGATCAGAAACCCGGGAACGTCTGCGATGACACTGCCTCTGGATTCTGCTTTTGCCTTGCGCACGGGAGACATACTGCTGTTTTCCGGACGTGGTTTGACCAGTGAAGTGATTCGGGTCTTTACCCGTAGCCCCTGGAGCCACATCGGCATGGTGGTGTTTTTGCCTGATAGCCCTGAGCCGCTGGTACTGGAATCGACCACGCTGGGAGAGTCCGATGATGTGCGGCTTGGCAAGCCAGTGGCCGGCGTGTCGTTGGTATCGCTGGACACTAAACTGAAAGACTATCCCGGCTCAGTAGCGGTGCGGCGGCGCCATGGTCCTGACTTGAGCGAGAATCAGGACCGGCTGCTGCAGCGCTTGCTGCGACGACTCATGCATCGTCCCTACAAGAATTACCTGTTCTGCAATGCTATTGATGTCCTGACCGCCTTCAGGCGCAAGCCAGATCAGCGAGGCTGGTTCTGCTCAGAACTGGTGGCCGAATTGTACCGGCGGCTTGGCTGGCTGCCCCGGGATATCCGGGCAAGCACCCTGGTGCCGGGGCACTTTGGCTCCCGGCATATGCGGTTGTTGAATGGCAAGCTGGGTCGGGCCCAGTGGTTAAAGCAGGAGTCGGGCTGCGAAGATCTCAGAGCCAGCGCCGGGTTTTGCGGCAGTAGTCATGCCATTCGGACCCAAACTTCTCCGCATGAAAGGCCTCTTCCGCTGCAATGACATGGGTGTGAATGACCCATACCACAGGCAAAAGCATCAGTAACATGCCGACGCTGTGCTGGCTCAGCGCCATGGCCGCTGCCAGGCAGGTGAAGCCAAGGTAAATGGGGTTGCGGCTGAGGGTGAAAACGCCGGTAGTGAGCAGGCTGCTGGCGGCCCGGTGGGGCATCACCGTGGTCCTGGCCATGCGCAGTTGAATTACTGCTGACAGCACCAGTAATGCGCCAATGATGGCCAATGCCAACATCAGCCAGAAATCACCGGGGAACTGGACAGCGGGAAAATGAATGGCGCGATCCAGGCCATAGCCCATCAGCAGGCCGCCGAGATACAGGGCGGGGGGCGGCATCATGACTTGAGGATGTTCGAGTGACATGGGCAAGGGCGTGGTTACCTGATGGCCCTCCAGTGTAGCGGAGAGTCGCTGGCAACTGAATCGACAGACGTGTTCAGAAAAAACTTTTCGGAGGTTCCTATTGATCGACTTAAAAAAACTGGGGTATGGTAATTCCATTCCCGCCACAGCGGGAGTGATCGCGATCAAAAGCTGTAACAGCTGAATGCTACTGAACCGCCAAAAGGTTTAAAACCAACGGCGGCAGGGGCAGGCGTCACTCTCGCACTCCAGATCTGACGTCCAGCCAAAGCCGCCACACCATTGCAAACCGTACAGGGGATACGCATGGAAGAGCGCGCGGCCAGACTCCACACCCTTTCCATCAGCCACCACGCGAGCGCCAGCCAGAACGACGGCACCATCGAGCAAGAACAGAAAAAAACCTACGTCATCGATACCAACGTCCTGATTCACGACCCCAACTCCCTGATGAACTTTGAAGAACACCGGGTGGTGATTCCCATGACGGTGCTGGAAGAGCTGGACAAACTGAAAAGCGGCAAATCGCATACGGCAGCAGATTGCCGGGCGGCTATTCGGCTGATAGACAAGGTGCTGGGCCATGCTACCCCTGAGCAAGTCGAAGCGGGTATCCCGATTCCTCGAGGGCCGGATAATTCCACCCAGGGTACCCTTACTGTGTTGATGTCATCGTTGGAAGACGTGAAGGCGCCATTGCCGGATCACCTTAACGACAACCGCATCATCAACGATGTGGTGCGTATGAAAGCGCAAGCGCCTGACCAGCGCTTCATCCTGGTCACCAAAGACATCAACATGCGGCTCAAGGCCCGGGCCTGCGGTATTGAGTCTGAGGATTATCATAACGATCAGCTGGTGACAGATATCAAGCAGTTGACCCGTGGTTATTTTGAGGTGCCGGGTTCCTTCTGGGATCAGGTGACCCAGGTGGAAACCGAGCAGGACGGTGCCGACACCTTGCATTACCTGTCGCACGGTTTGCTGGTCAGCGAAATTCTCGGAGAAGAAGTTTATCCCAATCAGTACATCATTGATGAGATGGGCTTTGTGGGGCGGGTCATGCATATCGAGAATGGTGTGGTGACGCTGAAGCATTACAAGGCCGAGAGTATGCTGGAGCAGGAAGCGTGGGGTCTCAAGCCCATGAATATTCAGCAGGCCATTGCCTTGCAGCTGTTGCTGGATCCGGATGTGCATCTGGTCAACCTCACTGGGGCTGCCGGTTCCGGGAAAACGATTCTCGCATTGGCTGCTGCTATCGAAATGACAGTGGAGCAGAAGCGCTTCAATAAAATTATTGCCACTCGATCCACGCCGCCACTGGCGGAAGATCATGGCTTCCTGCCAGGTACGGAAGAGGAAAAAATGGACCCCTGGCTGGGTGCCATTAACGATAATATCGAGGCGTTGCACCTGAACGACGAAAATCCAACCGGCAGCATTCAGTACGTGAAAGAGCGGGCCAATATCCAGTTCAAGGCCATGAATTACATCCGTGGCCGCAGCTTCCAGAAGTCACTTATCCTGATTGATGAAAGCCAGAACCTGACTCCCCATCAGATGAAGGCCATCATCACCCGGGCCGGTGAAGGCTCCAAGGTGGTCTGCCTGGGTAACCTGGCACAGATCGATACCCCGTATCTGTCGCCCACCAGCTCCGGGCTGACCTACATGACCGAACGCTTCAAGCGTTTTGCCCATGGAGGATCGGTGCAACTGAACGGTGTGCCGCGGTCGTTGCTGGCGGAGTATGCGGAGTCGTTCCTCTGAATGAATAATGAATAGTGAATAATTAATAGCTAACTCAAACCAGTTTTTCTGTTTTTGAAAACAAAGAGGCCGCACCCAAACCGGGCGCGGCCTCTTGCATTTCAGGTAAAGCCTGAGGTCAATCGCGACGTTATTAATTATTCACTATTAATTATTAATTATCTTCCTGCACGCCTCGGACTCATAAAAGTCATCCAGCGACCAGCTAATGAACGGTTCCAGTACGCCTTGCTCAACCAGAACAGAAGCCCCTTTGGCGAGGGCGGGAACGGTGAACTCGCGAATCTTTTCTTCGCTGATCTGCATGCCTGCCAGTACATCCGCCAGGGTTTTTTCGCTCAGTGCGTCCACTGCCGCACGGATGCCAACGCTGATCAAGCGGCGGGTGTAATCGAGACGGGCACTTTCATCACCAATCTGACAGCCTTGCTCAACCAGGTCTTTGACGGTGCCGTTAGGAATTTGTGAGAGATAGTTGGCAGGTTTGAGCGGTGCCACACGGCGATACCCGTCACGGGCCAGCTGTTCTATCCGCTCATTGGTGAGCTGTTTGTTAAGCCACTGTTCCCCGGTCTTCAGGGTTTCGCGAATATTCTTTTGTAGATAACCGCGGATGGACTCTTCCATACCACCCATGGCCTTGCCGACCACGCTCTTGCGCCCCATCTTCATCACGCTGCTGACGCCCGGCAGTTTGGCCAGGGCGTTTTCTTCCAGCAAGAAATTCTTGATGCCGGTATACAGCATCTCGCTGACCATTTCGCTGACGAGTGGATGGTTCAAGCCGGCATGAATGGCTTTTTCTCGCAGGCTTTTCAGCTGCAAAGATTTTTCCAGTACGGCTTCAAAGTGCGCCTCACTGAGCAGTTCGCCAACGGTGGCGTCATCATTTTCGGCGGCCTTGAGCACTGCCTCGGTGGTTTGCACGATCACATCCTGCAAGCCTTGAGCACTGTTCGCTTCCAGCACCCATTGTTCAACTACTTGGCACAGGCTGTCGCTGTCCACCAGTTTCCCTAACGGTGTATCACCAAGGCAGGCGCTGGCCTGGGCCATGATGGCCTGCCAGTGATCCTGGTTTTGCAGTTGTTGGCAGAGGTGTGCCTTGTGGGCATCGCGCAGGGCGCTAATCAGTTCAGAAGACGACATGGTGACAAGCCTCGTTTTTATTGATTTAGAGCAATGCTCATTGATGTGCCGAGAGGTTCAATGGCCCCGTAGTTTGAACGTTGACCCTAATGCCCGGCAACCGGGGTTTGGTCATTGAATGTATCTTGCGTTATCCAAGGGGATCTGTATGCAACTGCAAGGACAAGTTAAAGGGGCTCTGCTGCTAACCGGCCTGCTGCTGGGTAGCCCACTCATGGCCAACCAGGCGGGGGATTTCATCGTTCGTGCCGGGGTTGCCAATGTGAATCCGGATGTCAGCAGTGAACGTTTTGATTCAGCGTTGCCGGCGGTGGGCGGTCTCGGTGTGGATGTGGATGATGACACTCAGCTGGGACTGACTTTCACCTATATGGTGACTGACTCTATTGGTGTGGAGCTGCTGGGCGCTACTCCGTTCACACACGATATTATCCTTGATACCGGTGGTGAGGGCCTGGTAGTGGGTGAAACCAGTCAGCTGCCCCCCACTGTACTTGCACAGTTTTATGCGCCCAAAATCGGCCCTGTTCGCCCTTATGTGGGTGTCGGCCTGAACTACACCCTGTTCTTCGAAGACAGCATTGACGATGCCGTTGTCAGTCCTTTACTTGGCGGTGCGGATGCGGATGTGAAGCTCAGCAACTCCATGGGACTGGCCTGGGAAGTCGGCGCGGATATCGCTTTGAATGACAAGTGGCTGTTGAATCTCAGTGCCTGGCAGATCGACATCGACACTGAAGCGCGCCTGTATGTGAATGATGCGCGTGTGGACAAGATCGATGTGGAGCTGGATCCCTGGGCATACATGGTCGGTGTTGGGTATCGGTTTTAGGTACGCCTGACGCCTGACGCAGGGACGCGTTTGGTGCTGGCTGCGTCTCCCACACGGCTATTCGGCGAAGCCGCTGTAGGAGCGAGCCTGCTCGCGATCCGAGCCTAAGCGAGGTAGGGATTCCAGAAGCGGGTTTTGAGTACCGAGTTTCGAAAATCTAAAACCTGGTTCCGGGTTAGGGTTTTGCCTTTCAAAACTCGGTACTCGCGACTCGAAACTCATTCCTCACTGAGGCTCGGATCGCGAGCAGGCTCGTTCCTGCAGCGGGGTATAGCGAGTCTTGTAGTGATGCAAAAAGGCCCGCCCGGGTACCGGGCGGGCCTTTTTACGTCAGGCGTCTGCAGTTTCCAGCGTTTCCGGAAACTGCAGCTTGAACACCTCAAAGCCGCCATCCAGGCTGACGGCCTGAAAACCCTGTTCGGTCAACCAATCCGCTGCGCCCTGGCTGCTGTTGCCGTGGTAGCAATAGATCACCAGGGGGCGAGTCTTGTCAGTGTCAGCAAAGAACTGATCCACATTGGCATTGGTCAGGTGCACGGCGCCGCGCAGGTGTCCGCTGGCAAAGCTGTGCGGGTCGCGAATGTCCACAAACAGCGCCTGGCCTTCATCGAAGCGGGCCTTGCCTTCCTGGGGGCTGATCCGTTCAGGCATTACTGGCTTCCTTCTCCTGCAGCAGGTCCGCAGGCGGATACTCGCATTCCAGCTTCATGCTGATGGCGCTCTCCAGTTCCGGCAGCAGGAAGGCGTCGTCTTCACAGGCGAAGCTGATGGACATGCCGCTGGCGCCAGCCCGACCAGTACGGCCAATACGGTGTACGTAATCTTCCGGGTCTTCCGGCAGGTTGTAGTTCACCACATGGGAAACGCCATCAATATGAATCCCTCGGCCCGCCACATCGGTGGCAATCAACACCTGCAGATCCCCTGAGCGGAACCGTTCCAGGGTTTTCATGCGCTGGTTTTGTGGCACATCGCCAGAAATCATCGACACCTTCAGGCCTTTCTTGAGCAGGCGGTCGTTGATGCGGCGGGTGATGTCCCGGCGGTTGGCAAACACAATCACCTTGTCCATGTTCATGCCAGTGATCAGGTTGTAGAGCAGTTTGAACTTGTCGTCGGTGTTGGTGATGTACACCTTCTGCTCCACCGTGTCCGTGGTGACCTGGGTCGGCTCGATTTCCACCACTTCGGCATCCTGTGTCCAGCGGCGAGCCAGGTTCATCACGTCCTCGTTAAAGGTCGCAGAGAAAAGCAGGGTCTGCCGGTGCTTGCTGCGTGGTGTCATGCTGACGATGCGTTTCACATCGGGGATAAAGCCCATGTCGAGCATGCGATCGGCTTCATCCAGCACCAGAAACTCGACCCGGTCCAGCCACAGGTCGCGGCGCTTGGCGAAGTCCAGCAGGCGGCCTGGGGTGGCGACCAGAATATCAATTTCCCGGCACTGCAGGCGCTCCTGCTGGCGATTGAAATTCATGCCACCCACCACGCTCATGACCTGCAGGTCGGTGTGCCTGGTCAGGCCTTTGGCATCTTTCTCGATCTGCATGGCCAATTCGCGGGTAGGCGCCACAATCAGTGCGCGCGGCTCGCCGGCGAAGCGGGGAACCTCCAGCGGATTTTTCAGCAAATCATTGATCACGGTCAGCAGAAACGCTGCGGTTTTGCCGGTACCCGTCTGGGCGCGACCAATGGCATCTGCGCCGGCCAGGGTGTGCTCCAGTACTTCTGCCTGAATGGGGGTGCAGTACTGGAAGCCCAGATCGGCGATGCCGCGCATCAGGCGCGGATCCAGATCAAAGTCATGGAAGCGGCGTTCGCCGTCTTTTTCGGGAACCTGGAATTGGTCCAGGCTCCAGGCATTTGCCTTGTCTTTTTGCATGTATTCGCTCAGTCTGAATGCGAGTGGTTGTTTTTTCTTTGCCTGTCACAGGCAGAGTCGGCGTTCAGGATCGGGGTGATGTTTGTGATTGCCAAGGCACCCCGGCCCTCGCCCTAACCACGCATTGTAGAAAAAATAGCCAGCGCTGTCAGAGGATCTTTAGTGATGAACATCCTGCGTGGAGGCATTGTAGTGTTTTGGCTGGGGGTACTGTTAGCCATTTTCATGGATTTACCGGCCCCTTTCGATCGCTTGCTGCTGATGGCCGGTGCGGTAGTCGCCGTGCTACACCTTCTGGAGCTGATGGGATTTGCGGTGTGGATCCGTCGGCACGGCGTGTTTCACTGGCGTGATGCCCTGATGGTCATGCTGTTCGGGGTGCTCTACCTCAAGCCCAGAATGCATGCGGTCCGCAGGGCTGTGCGGCCCTAGGCTCCCGCTAGAAGGCTTTGGAGTCCACCGTCAGGCCTACGTTCACCCAAACACCAGCACCTTGTTGTTGGCTGGCAGGTCGTGCTCGGCAAGCAGGGTGCGGCCGTGGCGTGCAAACGCTGCCTCAATCCATTCCCTGTCACGAATGCCCCTGAGTGGGTCGATTTCCTTGAGCCATTGATCAAAGGCCTGGTTGGATTCGCTGGTGAATTGGCCGCCCACATTAAAAGGGCCGTAGATCAGGAATCGACCTGCTTCCGTGAGGTGTTTGCAG belongs to Alcanivorax sediminis and includes:
- a CDS encoding endonuclease/exonuclease/phosphatase family protein, translating into MRRILLFLTLFYAHPALADCQNLAAARAVSAPAADQWTLATLNLWRLRDTHKDSGLDDPISQALLSRRLDALASAVVETLKAPHLLAVQEVENRALLQSLADRLAERGWDYRVVLLEGNDPSGMDVGLLYRAPVELENPRALFAAERYRGQFLYSRPPLRVSLREPVSAELVVVHLRSARDLKSSRVFDKRRRQASRLAGWVAEQQQPVIVAGDFNSTWDAGRFSDSYQQFAASGLFNVWQKLSASERYSYRHRCRPQALDHIWLSPVLKHQVEAVDVSRGNAGRYHRLYGSNGVSPVSDHDALVVYFGD
- a CDS encoding TorF family putative porin is translated as MKNVFGLKKAVLASAVAAAVTLPSMAAAEISGSLGISNMYFWRGLDISAGGAQVAGSLDYSHASGLYAGVWGSSETDTTEYDLYAGYGAEVGGVSFDISYWDYNYPNDTDSDLEEVIGSVGFAGLTATAYIGVGEIGHGRVDGEPAPDNESNYFTLGYSYDKYGITVGTWDNEADDTNYTHVDLSYALTDELSFTVSKVVDADDCAINLTDALDADGNCVGDSDDVDDDTLFVVSYSFAI
- a CDS encoding M14 family zinc carboxypeptidase yields the protein MEDRLYLLQRHLPEMLELEALIREGERHLRVSTVHDVPMGELTLPVKVIEMGSTSPRVPVIGFFGGVHGVERIGSQVLMSWLHSLIHRLQWDDQLHRRLEQVRLVFMPMINPGGIWRRTRSNPNGVDLMRNAPVDAMGKVPFLVGGHRISRHLPWYRGKRGEPMELEAQAMIRVVQEKLFPAPFSMSVDCHSGFGRRDRIWCCYARSHRPIPHIGEVFRLKQIFENTYPHHHPYLIEPQSVNYTTHGDLWDYLYDDAQEHAPNHTFLPFTLEMGSWLWVRKNPRQMLDFFGYFNPVISHRHHRVLRQHLPLFEFLTGMTANAGNWLPAPHQRNALTQEAVQYWFPPLD
- a CDS encoding C40 family peptidase, producing the protein MTLPLDSAFALRTGDILLFSGRGLTSEVIRVFTRSPWSHIGMVVFLPDSPEPLVLESTTLGESDDVRLGKPVAGVSLVSLDTKLKDYPGSVAVRRRHGPDLSENQDRLLQRLLRRLMHRPYKNYLFCNAIDVLTAFRRKPDQRGWFCSELVAELYRRLGWLPRDIRASTLVPGHFGSRHMRLLNGKLGRAQWLKQESGCEDLRASAGFCGSSHAIRTQTSPHERPLPLQ
- a CDS encoding methyltransferase family protein translates to MSLEHPQVMMPPPALYLGGLLMGYGLDRAIHFPAVQFPGDFWLMLALAIIGALLVLSAVIQLRMARTTVMPHRAASSLLTTGVFTLSRNPIYLGFTCLAAAMALSQHSVGMLLMLLPVVWVIHTHVIAAEEAFHAEKFGSEWHDYCRKTRRWL
- a CDS encoding PhoH family protein; translated protein: MEERAARLHTLSISHHASASQNDGTIEQEQKKTYVIDTNVLIHDPNSLMNFEEHRVVIPMTVLEELDKLKSGKSHTAADCRAAIRLIDKVLGHATPEQVEAGIPIPRGPDNSTQGTLTVLMSSLEDVKAPLPDHLNDNRIINDVVRMKAQAPDQRFILVTKDINMRLKARACGIESEDYHNDQLVTDIKQLTRGYFEVPGSFWDQVTQVETEQDGADTLHYLSHGLLVSEILGEEVYPNQYIIDEMGFVGRVMHIENGVVTLKHYKAESMLEQEAWGLKPMNIQQAIALQLLLDPDVHLVNLTGAAGSGKTILALAAAIEMTVEQKRFNKIIATRSTPPLAEDHGFLPGTEEEKMDPWLGAINDNIEALHLNDENPTGSIQYVKERANIQFKAMNYIRGRSFQKSLILIDESQNLTPHQMKAIITRAGEGSKVVCLGNLAQIDTPYLSPTSSGLTYMTERFKRFAHGGSVQLNGVPRSLLAEYAESFL
- a CDS encoding OmpW/AlkL family protein; translated protein: MQLQGQVKGALLLTGLLLGSPLMANQAGDFIVRAGVANVNPDVSSERFDSALPAVGGLGVDVDDDTQLGLTFTYMVTDSIGVELLGATPFTHDIILDTGGEGLVVGETSQLPPTVLAQFYAPKIGPVRPYVGVGLNYTLFFEDSIDDAVVSPLLGGADADVKLSNSMGLAWEVGADIALNDKWLLNLSAWQIDIDTEARLYVNDARVDKIDVELDPWAYMVGVGYRF
- the glpE gene encoding thiosulfate sulfurtransferase GlpE, translated to MPERISPQEGKARFDEGQALFVDIRDPHSFASGHLRGAVHLTNANVDQFFADTDKTRPLVIYCYHGNSSQGAADWLTEQGFQAVSLDGGFEVFKLQFPETLETADA
- the rhlB gene encoding ATP-dependent RNA helicase RhlB → MQKDKANAWSLDQFQVPEKDGERRFHDFDLDPRLMRGIADLGFQYCTPIQAEVLEHTLAGADAIGRAQTGTGKTAAFLLTVINDLLKNPLEVPRFAGEPRALIVAPTRELAMQIEKDAKGLTRHTDLQVMSVVGGMNFNRQQERLQCREIDILVATPGRLLDFAKRRDLWLDRVEFLVLDEADRMLDMGFIPDVKRIVSMTPRSKHRQTLLFSATFNEDVMNLARRWTQDAEVVEIEPTQVTTDTVEQKVYITNTDDKFKLLYNLITGMNMDKVIVFANRRDITRRINDRLLKKGLKVSMISGDVPQNQRMKTLERFRSGDLQVLIATDVAGRGIHIDGVSHVVNYNLPEDPEDYVHRIGRTGRAGASGMSISFACEDDAFLLPELESAISMKLECEYPPADLLQEKEASNA
- a CDS encoding DUF1145 domain-containing protein, with translation MNILRGGIVVFWLGVLLAIFMDLPAPFDRLLLMAGAVVAVLHLLELMGFAVWIRRHGVFHWRDALMVMLFGVLYLKPRMHAVRRAVRP